A single genomic interval of Zingiber officinale cultivar Zhangliang chromosome 4A, Zo_v1.1, whole genome shotgun sequence harbors:
- the LOC121972033 gene encoding uncharacterized protein LOC121972033 yields MAATAGASASSAAVSSASASAAAVAACPSTVAPFALRKNYVTLKQLQDLRLKEQFDEEQKLRDCDFNIKGAEAARSSRHRPPRGFRRRAAPWPAPLSISELTGRKGTAEDSAPAFAIGESAGGDGKRAWKGKDTVKSDAQKRAGPEESSENPIPVNKEGNGRNRPARAQLKLTGVSGDEPKAAVLESEQASRDKPISAKEGKGQNRPASLQPKLPGISGGASEVMVIESEEASRKNHIPVRNEGERRNRRRASERRKRAGVSGGDTESKGASSKNPFPMKKVGEDQHRPKLTGISSGGPEVSTTESKKAPSKNPIPMKKVTEDQNRRRAMAQPKLAGVSCGQPEVADTDESSSRNPIPMNKEREVQNQGLTQPKLAYFPCSRLEPSVQVQQQGFNGGEEAVAGTPRKASNPVRGGGRRSRKPGPAGSVWVRKTPSS; encoded by the coding sequence ATGGCCGCCACCGCGGGAGCAAGCGCCAGCTCCGCTGCCGTctcctccgcctccgcctccgctgCTGCTGTTGCCGCCTGCCCGTCAACTGTAGCGCCTTTTGCTTTGCGGAAGAACTACGTGACCCTTAAACAGCTGCAAGATCTGCGCCTCAAGGAGCAGTTCGACGAAGAACAGAAGCTTCGCGATTGCGATTTCAATATCAAGGGAGCAGAAGCGGCCCGATCCAGCCGCCATCGGCCTCCTCGTGGATTTCGGAGACGGGCGGCTCCGTGGCCGGCACCGTTGTCGATTTCGGAGTTGACCGGGCGGAAGGGGACTGCTGAGGATTCCGCCCCGGCCTTTGCAATTGGCGAATCTGCTGGGGGAGATGGTAAGCGGGCTTGGAAGGGTAAGGATACAGTAAAATCTGATGCACAGAAGCGCGCAGGACCGGAGGAGTCTTCGGAGAACCCCATTCCGGTGAACAAGGAAGGCAATGGTCGAAATCGGCCGGCAAGAGCGCAACTTAAGCTTACTGGGGTTTCTGGTGATGAACCGAAGGCGGCGGTCCTCGAATCTGAGCAAGCATCTCGGGACAAGCCCATCTCGGCGAAGGAGGGCAAGGGTCAAAATCGCCCGGCGAGTCTTCAGCCCAAGCTCCCCGGGATTTCTGGTGGTGCATCGGAGGTGATGGTTATCGAATCTGAGGAGGCATCTCGGAAAAATCACATTCCGGTTAGGAACGAAGGAGAGCGTCGAAATCGGCGCCGAGCGTCGGAGCGGCGAAAGCGAGCCGGGGTTTCTGGTGGGGATACCGAATCTAAGGGGGCATCTTCAAAGAATCCCTTTCCGATGAAGAAGGTAGGCGAGGATCAACATCGGCCAAAGCTCACCGGGATTTCTAGCGGTGGACCGGAGGTGTCAACTACTGAATCTAAAAAGGCACCTTCGAAGAATCCCATTCCGATGAAGAAGGTAACAGAGGATCAAAATCGACGCCGAGCGATGGCTCAGCCAAAGCTCGCCGGGGTTTCTTGTGGTCAACCAGAGGTGGCGGATACCGACGAATCATCTTCAAGGAATCCCATTCCGATGAACAAGGAACGAGAAGTTCAAAATCAGGGCCTGACGCAGCCCAAGCTCGCCTATTTTCCTTGCAGCCGACTGGAGCCTTCGGTGCAGGTGCAGCAGCAGGGCTTCAACGGAGGCGAGGAAGCCGTCGCCGGAACGCCGAGAAAGGCGTCAAATCCGGTGAGAGGCGGTGGTCGGCGGTCGAGAAAACCCGGTCCGGCTGGCTCGGTCTGGGTCAGGAAGACCCCAAGCTCTTAA
- the LOC121972034 gene encoding LIM domain-containing protein WLIM1-like, with protein MAFQGTTTKCTACDKTVYLVDKLIADKRPYHKACFRCHHCNGTLKLGNFNSFEGVLYCKPHFDQLYKTTGSLEKSFEGTPKIVKPDKPIDNENANRMSNAFVGTQEKCVGCSKTAYPTERVKVNGAAYHKSCFKCCHGGCVISPSNYIAHDGKLYCKHHHTQLIKEKGNLSQLEMDREASSGVGEVPDEPEAGKTKETTDEP; from the exons ATGGCATTTCAGGGGACAACCACCAAGTGCACTGCTTGCGACAAGACGGTGTATTTGGTCGACAAGCTCATCGCCGATAAGCGGCCCTACCACAAGGCCTGCTTCCGCTGCCACCACTGCAACGGCACCTTGAAG TTGGGAAACTTCAATTCCTTTGAAGGAGTGCTATATTGCAAACCCCATTTTGATCAGCTGTACAAAACCACAGGCAGCCTGGAGAAAAGCTTTGAAG GGACCCCAAAAATTGTGAAACCAGACAAGCCTATCGACAATGAG AATGCAAACAGAATGTCAAATGCTTTTGTTGGCACACAAGAAAAGTGTGTTGGATGCAGCAAGACAGCTTACCCAACTGAAAGG GTCAAGGTTAATGGAGCCGCATATCACAAGAGCTGCTTCAAATGCTGCCATGGCGGATGCGTCATCAGCCCTTCTAACTACATTGCCCACGACGGAAAACTCTACTGCAAGCATCACCATACTCAGCTCATCAAAGAGAAGGGCAACCTGAGCCAACTTGAGATGGATAGAGAGGCGAGTTCCGGTGTGGGTGAAGTACCTGATGAACCTGAGGCAggtaaaacaaaggaaacaacTGATGAGCCATAG